The region GCTCGGTCACGTCTATGGCGCGAATGCGGAGCGCGGCGTCTACCGCACCCGCGATGGCGGCGCGACCTGGGAGAAGGTGCTGTTCAAGAATGAGAACGTCGGCGCGATTGACCTCGCCTTCGACCCGCAGGACTCGCGTGTAGTCTACGCCACATTGTGGAACACGCGCCGCCCGCCGTGGAGCATCTATGCGCCGTCTTACGGGCCGGGCGGCGGCGTCTTCAAATCTACGGATAGCGGCACGACCTGGCAGCCGCTCGTAAACGGCTTGCCGACCGAGCGCGTCGGGCGCATCGGGCTGGCCGCGACGCCGACGAATCGCAACCGCATCTACGCCATCGTTGATGCCAAAGCCGGCGGCCTCTACCGCTCGGACGATGCGGGCGCGACCTGGACGCTGATCTCTGAAGACAAGCGCATCTATGGGCGCGGCTGGTATTTCTGCAAAGTCGTTGCCGATCCGAAGAACGCGGATATCGTTTACGTCTCGAACACCTCAGTTTATCGCTCGACGGATGCGGGCAAGAGCTGGACGGCGATCAAAGGCGCGCCGGGCGGCGATGACTATCACCAGCTCTGGATCTACCCGGACGATCCGAGCCGCATGATCCTGGCGAGCGATCAGGGCGCTGTCGTCAGCGAAGACGGCGCGGCGACCTGGAGCAGTTGGTACAACCAGCCGACCGCGCAGCTCTATCACGTCGCCGCGGACAATCGTTTTCCTTACTGGGTGACGGGCGCGCAGCAAGACAGCGGCGCGGTCGGCGTGCGAACCCGCAGCCCATACTCGGAAATCTCGACGCGCGATTGGAGCCCTGTGTGTGCCGGCGGCGAATCTGATTACACGGCGCCCGACCCGCTGCATCCCGAGATTCTTTTCGGCGGCAGGGTGTCGCGCTGCAATGTCATCACCGGCGAGACCAAAAACGTTTCTCCCGAGCGCGGCATGACTGTGCCTGCACGGCACACCTGGACGGTGCCGCTGGTCTTTTCGCAGGCTGACCCGCAATCGCTTTACTTCAGCAATCAGTTCCTCTTCAAGACCACCAGCGGCGGCGAGAGCTGGACACAGATCAGCCCCGACCTGACGCGCGAAGACCCCGGCGTTCCGGCCAACCTCGACGAAGCGACCGCTGCCGATGCGCCCGAAGGCAAACGGCGCGGCGTCATCTATACCATCGCGCCTTCGCCGCTGCGCGCGCCGACCATCTGGGTCGGCACAGACGATGGTCTCATCCATCTGACCAATGATGACGGCAAGAGCTGGCAGAACGTCACGCCGTCGCCGCTTACGCCCTGGAGCAAGGTGGTCATGATGGAAGCGTCGCACTTCGATGTGAACGGGGCCTACGCGGCGGTGGATCGCCACCGCCTCGACGATAACGAGCCTTACATCTACCGCACACGCGACGGCGGCAAGAGCTGGCAGAAGATCACCCGCGGCTTGCCCGCGGGCGTCTACATGCAGACCGTCAAGGAAGACCCTGAGCGACGCGGCTTGCTCTTTGCGGGCACCGAGCTTGGCGTCTTCGTGTCGTTCAACGATGGCGAGCAGTGGCAGCCGCTACAGCTCAACCTGCCGGCGGTATCGATGCGCGACCTGGTGATTCACGGCGATGATTTGATTGTCGCCACTCATGGGCGCGGCTTCTGGGTGCTGGACGACATCACGCCGCTGCGACAGATCACCGATGACGTGTTGAAGGCCGACGCTTACCTGTTCCGCCCTGCCGACGCGGTGAAGGTTCCGCCGCCGAGCGAAAACGGCACGCCGCAACCGCGCGACGAGCCGCTGGCTGAAAACCCGCCCTACGGCGCCATCATCGATTACCATCTGAAGTCTGCCGCGGCGGGGCCGGTGACGCTGGAGATTCTCGACCCCGCCGGAGCGACGATTCGCCGCTACTCAAGCGCCGACCGCGCGACGCCGGTCAACCCCGACACGCTCGACATTCCCGCCTTCTGGCGGCCCACGCCCGAACCGCTGCCGGCGAGCCCAGGCATGCACCGCTGGGTCTGGGACCTGCGCCCGACGCCGACCGGTGAGCCGGCAAGAGGTGGCGGCGGCGGCGGCTTTGCTGGCCGCGCCGCGGGCGTGCTTCCCGGTTCGTATACCGTCAAGCTGACGGTTGGTGGCAAAAGTTACACGCAGCCGCTTCGGGTCCTGATGGACCCGCGACTGAAATGACCGAGGCAACATGAAACGAGGGCTTACCTTAAGTTTACTTCTCGCCTTGTGCGCCACATCCTTGAATGCGAGTGAGCGAAATTCTCTCGTGGCGGCGCAAGCCGCCGCGAACTGGATACGGGCGGCTGCCGTGCCGACGGCGCAAGGGACGGCTTACCTGGCAGACCCGAACGATAAGCAGTCCGTCGCGACCAACCTCTACGCAGGCGTGCCGGGCGTTGTCTTGTTCTTCCTCGAAGCCTACCACTCGACCGGCGACGCGGCCTATTTGAAAGATGCGCGGTCGGGCGCGGATTACTTGATCGCTCATCTGGCGGAAGAAAAAGAGACAGGGCTATACGAAGGCGTCGCCGGCATCGGCTTCGCCTTGATCGAGACATTCAAGGCAACACGCGATGATCGCTACAAGCAGGCCGCCGCTCGCGTCACCCGCATGCTGAAAGAGCAAGCGCGCACGGTCGAGTTGAAGCCCGAGAGCCGCCGCGTGATTTCGGGCGTTGAGTGGAATGACACGACCGACATCATCGCCGGCGCTGCGGGCACAGGGCTCTTCTTGCTCTACGCGGCAAGCGAGCTGAACGACCCTTCTCTGAAGATGCTGGCGGCGCGGGCCGGCAGGCGCTTGATCGCCACAGGCAAACCCGAAGCCGGCGGTCTGAAGTGGGCGATGAACAAAGATTTCCCGCGCCTGATGCCCAACTTCTCGCACGGCACGGCGGGGGTCGCTTACTTTTTGGCGACGCTCTACGGCGCAACTCGTGACCGGGCGTTTCTCGACGCGGCGCTCGGCGGCGCGCATTACTTGCAGGCGGTGGCAAAGACGGATGGCGACATCTGCATGGTTTTTCACAACGAGCCCGATGGCCGCGAGCTGTATTATTTGAGCTGGTGTCACGGCCCCGCGGGCACGGCACGCTTGTTCTATCGTCTGTATGAAGTGACCGGCGACCGCCGCTGGATGGATTGGGTCAAGCGTTCGGCGCGGGCCATTATGCAGAGCGGCATTCCCGAACGCCAGACGCCGGGCTTCTGGAACAATGTCAGCCAGTGCTGTGGCTCTGCGGGCGTCGGCGAATTTTTCCTGAGTCTCTATCAAGTGACTGGTGACAAATCCTACCTCGAATTCACCCGCCGGGTGACGAATAACTTGCTGGCCAGGGCGACCAGAGAGCGCAGCGGTTTGAAATGGGTGCAAGCCGAGCATCGCGTCAAGCCCGACTTGCTGGTGGCGCAGACCGGCTTGATGCAAGGCGCGGCGGGCATCGGACTATTTCTGCTTCATCTGGACGCCTCCGAGCGCGGCAAGAAACCGCTCGTCCGCTTTCCCGACTCGCCTTTCTGAAGCGCCTGCCTGAAGTTGACAGTAGCCATAGTTACGCCCACAATGAGGGGGATCGTACAGGCTCGTCTTAGGTTCAATGACCGTCCGGGTGTCCAAAGCAGTCCCTCGCAAGGAGACTTGTATGCGCAGACTATGCAGCGCCGTCGCCCTGATCGCCCTGATCGCCATCTCTTCAGGCTGCTATCACTACCATCTGAGAGCCAGCGGCAACCGCGCCAACTCTTCCTATTTCAGAAAGACGCTCGACCCGTCGAGCGAAGGCCGCCGCAGCAATTATGTCGTGCCGCCTGCCGCCGACTGTAAAGCGAACGGCCTCTACGAAGTCGGCATCACCTCTCCCTGGAAGTATGCCGCGGGCCGCGTCTTTAGCTTCGGCCTCTGGTCGCGCGTCAAAGTGGAATGGTTATGCGCCAACGAGCCGCCGGTCATCGGCCCCACAGGGTTAGGCCCAGACCCAGCGGCTGCCTCGCCTCCGAAGGTTGCACGACAGCCGAAGCCATCACCAGACGGTTTCACAAAGCGAACCGTGCATGCGTTGCTGTGGGGCGCGCTGCAACAAAACCTCTTGCCGCCGCCCTCCGCGACCACGAAAACGCCGGCCAACTGTCAAAGCATGCGGCAGGTCAAGCTGCCAATGAACTACGGCTATGCGCTGATTACGGTCTTGAGCGCCGGCATCTGGTCGCCGATGCAGGTGGCGTGGAAATGCAACGAAGAACCGACGAGCGCCCCGACTAATCAGGCCCTGACCTCGCCCACGGCGACTCGCCGCTTATCACCTCAACTATTTCCCAGGCTATCTCCTCAATTGGGCAAGGGGCCGGCGACTGCCGCGAAGGAGGAGAAGCATGTCTACCGATAATCGTCGCGGCGCACGGCTTGCCGATGGGCCGCCCAGCCCGTGGATCAACAAGCATCGCAACGTCGAGCAGGCATTCCAACGGCTTTACAGCATCGCCAACCCGCCGAGCCCTGTGACAAACTTCTTCGGCGATTTGCAACTCACCGTCGCGGCGCTGCAAGGGCTGATCGGCGACGCCATCCGCGATCAAACGACGTTGCGGGCAATCGGCGGCGGCTGGTCGCTATCGGATGCGGCGGTGACCGACGGCCGCCTGATCGATACGCTCGCCTTAAACTGGGCTTTCCCGGCAGACGCCACCAGCGTCGCTCCCGGCTATGCGGGCGACCCGGCGTTGTTGATGTATCTGCAATGCGGCGTCAGCGTCCGCGAAGCCAACGACATACTCTCTAATCGTCCGACCCGGCTGGCGCTCAAGACTTCGGGCGCAAGCAACGGGCAGACGATTGTCGGAGCCTTCGCCACCGGCACGCACGGCTCGCGGTTTCGCTTCGGGTCAATGCAAGATTACGTCGTCGGTTTGCACCTGATCACCGCGCCGGATCGCGTCATCTGGCTTGAGCGCGCTTCGTCCCCTGTGCTGTCTGACGGTCTCGTCGCGCGGCTCGGCGCGGAATTGATTCGTGATGACGTCCTCTTCAACGCCGCGCTGGTCAGCTTCGGCAGCTTCGGGATTATTCATGGCGTGATGATCGAAGCCGCGCCGCTCTACCTGTTAGAGGTCACGCGCTGGCGGCGGCCCATTGATGAAACCTTGAGGCGGGCGATGCGGACGCTCGACTTCACGGGGATTGACCTGCCCGATAAGAGCAAAGAGCCTTTTCATTTTGAAGTCGTCGTCAACCCGCATGACGTGAAGGGCGGCGCCTATGTCACGGCGATGTATGATCGCCCATACCGCAGCAACTACACGCCGCCGACGGTTTCGGCCAACGGCCTTGGCCCCGGCGATGATGTGTTGGCGCTGCTCGGCAAGTTCGGCGACATGCTGCATGGCGTGGCCGGCCCGGCGGTCAATCTGGTCATCCCGGCGCAGTACCCGTTGATTAAGAAAGTGCTGGGCACGCCCGGCGAGGTCTTCGATTCAAACACCAATTTCCAGAAGGTGATGAGCGCCGAGATCGGCGTCGCGATGGAAGACGCGGCGCGGGCGCTCGACGTGCTGCTGACGACGCCAGAGGTGAAGGATTACGCCGGCGTCCTCGCCTTCCGCTGGGTGAAAGGCTCGAAGGCGCTGCTGGCGTTTACCAGGTTTGCCACCACCTGCACGATTGAGCTCCCCGGCTCTTATGCGGATCGCACGATGGCTTACTATAACGCCGTCTGGAAGGCGCTCGAAGACGCGGGCATTCCTTACACGCTGCATTGGGGACAGATTAATAATTTCACGCCGGAGCGCGTGCGGAAGATGTATGGCGCTGCGGCTGATGATTGGCTGAAGAGTAGAAATCAGTTATTGAAGCCGCAGGCGCGAGCAGTGTTCAGCAGCCCGTTCCTGCGGCGCTGCGGCCTCGGCTAGAGCGGTTTTCGATAGCGTCTGCCATGTGGCGCAATCTGTTAGATTGCGCGAGCCCTGACGCAATCTAACAGATTGCGCCACATCCGACTGAACATCGCGCGAGGTCAGAACGTGACGCTATCGAGATAGTGCAAAGTTTCGGGAATCGTTTGCCACACGGTCGGGGCTTCGTCCTCGACGATATACCAGCGGACGCCTTCCTGGCGCGCCGCTTTCAACACCTCTGGCCAGTTAATCTTGCCCTTGCCGAGCGGCCTGCCGTCTTCGTCTTTAAAGGTGCCCGAGTTGTTGCCGGCGACGTCGCCGCGAACATCCTTCAAGTGCAAAGAGGTGAAGCGCCCGGGGTACTTTCGCATGAGCTGCGCCGGGTCCTGTCCCGGAAACGCGACGTGCGCGGTGTCGAGTTGCATGCTGACATAGCGCGGGTCCGTTTTCGTCATCAGCAGGTCGAACA is a window of Blastocatellia bacterium DNA encoding:
- a CDS encoding glycoside hydrolase, whose protein sequence is MVRLITAATVAALLGACGAAFAQQYDPGSYAGLRWRMIGPFRAGRVNGVSGVPGRPTVFYFGSVGGGVWKTTNAGRTWKPTFDSQPIGSIGAIGVAPSSPDTVYVGTGEADMRSQISYGNGMYKTTDAGKTWKHLGLDATRQIGRVLVDPKNANIVFVAALGHVYGANAERGVYRTRDGGATWEKVLFKNENVGAIDLAFDPQDSRVVYATLWNTRRPPWSIYAPSYGPGGGVFKSTDSGTTWQPLVNGLPTERVGRIGLAATPTNRNRIYAIVDAKAGGLYRSDDAGATWTLISEDKRIYGRGWYFCKVVADPKNADIVYVSNTSVYRSTDAGKSWTAIKGAPGGDDYHQLWIYPDDPSRMILASDQGAVVSEDGAATWSSWYNQPTAQLYHVAADNRFPYWVTGAQQDSGAVGVRTRSPYSEISTRDWSPVCAGGESDYTAPDPLHPEILFGGRVSRCNVITGETKNVSPERGMTVPARHTWTVPLVFSQADPQSLYFSNQFLFKTTSGGESWTQISPDLTREDPGVPANLDEATAADAPEGKRRGVIYTIAPSPLRAPTIWVGTDDGLIHLTNDDGKSWQNVTPSPLTPWSKVVMMEASHFDVNGAYAAVDRHRLDDNEPYIYRTRDGGKSWQKITRGLPAGVYMQTVKEDPERRGLLFAGTELGVFVSFNDGEQWQPLQLNLPAVSMRDLVIHGDDLIVATHGRGFWVLDDITPLRQITDDVLKADAYLFRPADAVKVPPPSENGTPQPRDEPLAENPPYGAIIDYHLKSAAAGPVTLEILDPAGATIRRYSSADRATPVNPDTLDIPAFWRPTPEPLPASPGMHRWVWDLRPTPTGEPARGGGGGGFAGRAAGVLPGSYTVKLTVGGKSYTQPLRVLMDPRLK
- a CDS encoding lanthionine synthetase LanC family protein, translated to MAAQAAANWIRAAAVPTAQGTAYLADPNDKQSVATNLYAGVPGVVLFFLEAYHSTGDAAYLKDARSGADYLIAHLAEEKETGLYEGVAGIGFALIETFKATRDDRYKQAAARVTRMLKEQARTVELKPESRRVISGVEWNDTTDIIAGAAGTGLFLLYAASELNDPSLKMLAARAGRRLIATGKPEAGGLKWAMNKDFPRLMPNFSHGTAGVAYFLATLYGATRDRAFLDAALGGAHYLQAVAKTDGDICMVFHNEPDGRELYYLSWCHGPAGTARLFYRLYEVTGDRRWMDWVKRSARAIMQSGIPERQTPGFWNNVSQCCGSAGVGEFFLSLYQVTGDKSYLEFTRRVTNNLLARATRERSGLKWVQAEHRVKPDLLVAQTGLMQGAAGIGLFLLHLDASERGKKPLVRFPDSPF
- a CDS encoding FAD-binding protein, translating into MSTDNRRGARLADGPPSPWINKHRNVEQAFQRLYSIANPPSPVTNFFGDLQLTVAALQGLIGDAIRDQTTLRAIGGGWSLSDAAVTDGRLIDTLALNWAFPADATSVAPGYAGDPALLMYLQCGVSVREANDILSNRPTRLALKTSGASNGQTIVGAFATGTHGSRFRFGSMQDYVVGLHLITAPDRVIWLERASSPVLSDGLVARLGAELIRDDVLFNAALVSFGSFGIIHGVMIEAAPLYLLEVTRWRRPIDETLRRAMRTLDFTGIDLPDKSKEPFHFEVVVNPHDVKGGAYVTAMYDRPYRSNYTPPTVSANGLGPGDDVLALLGKFGDMLHGVAGPAVNLVIPAQYPLIKKVLGTPGEVFDSNTNFQKVMSAEIGVAMEDAARALDVLLTTPEVKDYAGVLAFRWVKGSKALLAFTRFATTCTIELPGSYADRTMAYYNAVWKALEDAGIPYTLHWGQINNFTPERVRKMYGAAADDWLKSRNQLLKPQARAVFSSPFLRRCGLG